The Moorena producens PAL-8-15-08-1 genomic interval TATGCGATCGCAGTATCAAGGGTGTCAATTCCAGCAGACCAGGCTTGATTGAGAATAGCGTTAGCTTCTTCTAAGCTGACCTGTCCTTGCTGGTTGGCGACACCATAGGGCAAGCCAAACTGAACAGTTCCCAAAGCTAGTTTAGTCTTCTCGCTAGGTGACTTCATAGGGTAAAATTCCCAACCAAAAACTTCCCAAACGGCGGCCATCAACTAGTGAATGTTTGCGAAAAAATCCTTCTACTTGATAACCAGCTTTTAGAAAAGCCTTTAAAGATGCTAAGTTTTCTTGATAACATCCAGCTTCTATCCTGGCCAAGCCCAAGGTTTCAAATCCCCATTTTGTTACCGTTCTAATTGCTTCAGTAGCTAGACCTTTTCCCCAAAGAGTTTTATCACCAATCAATAAACTCAACTGCCCTCTAAGGTGATAATTATGAATAAACCCTAGCTTGATATTTCCAATGTGACGGTTGGATTCGGCCATAAACATTCCCAGCATATACTGACTTTTATCAGCATTCATTTGCCTTACAAACTCACGACAACTTTCAATATTATGACTATAATAACGAATTTCCAAATAGCGATTTATATCTGGATCATTTAGCCAACTCACATAGGTTTCTGTTACATGATCCAAGTTCAATTTTCGATAGATTAAGCGGTCACTTTTTAGCTCATTCATATAGGGTTGGTATTGGAAATCTAAACATAATATTGATAGAAAAAGGGAACAGGGAACAGGGAATAGGGAACAGTAGCAAAGAGCGATGCAGCGCCGCCAAAAATAGGCAGTGCGATCTTGGGCGTTCCCAGTCTATACATTGATTATAGCTACAGTAAATTTCTCTACAGAATAGGCAGTCCACGAATGGTTGAACCACTGGCAATGACTACAAAACTTCCTACATTAAAACTTCCTGTATTGTCTGGAAAATCCTGTCCTGAGCTTGTTCAGTTAATCCATAATGTAGGGGAATACTAATCGCTTCTCGGTAATACTTCTCTGCTTCAGGAAAATCACCCCAACCAAAACCTAACTCTTGATAATAAGGCTGCGTATGCACCGGAATATAGTGCAAATTAACACCAATTCCTAAACTACGAAGTTTCTCAAATACCTGACGATGAGTCTTATTGATCTGATCTAGCTTCAGCCGAATCACATATAAATGCCAACTTGAATTTGTATCAGGATGTTGCCAAGGTAAAGTTAAAGGCAAGTCTGACAACAACTGATTGTATCGCTGAGCTAAAAACCTGCGCCGCTCAACAAACTCCTCTAAGCGCTGCATTTGACTAACACCCAACGCTGCTTGGATATCAGTAATGCGATAATTAAACCCTAACTCTAACTGCTGATAATACCAAGGACCATCAGATTCCCCTTTCATCAACTCCGGCTTGCGGGTAATACCATGAGTGCGTAGTCGGATCAGTTTTTCGTATAAATCTGCCTGATTTGTTAGCACCATACCACCCTCACCAGTGGTGATAATTTTCACCGGATGAAAGCTAAACACCGCTAGATCAGAAAACTGACATAAGCCAACCGGCTGTCCTTGATATTGTCCACCAATGGCGTGGGAAGCATCTTCAAGTACCCTAAAACCGTACTTTTGAGCTAAAGCGGCAATCGAGTTCATCTCACAGGACTGACCAGCAAAATGAACGGGAATTACTAATTTTGGCAAACAGCCTTGTTTCTCTGCCCAAATTAATTTACGCTCTAACTCCTCTACACTAAGGTTATAAGTCCTAGGGTTAATATCAACAAAATCAACCCAAGCCCCGCAATATCGTCCACAATTAGCAGATGCCACAAACGTATTGGGGGAGGTCCACAGTGTATCCCCTTTGCCCAATCCAGCAGCTAGGCACGCAATGTGCAAAGCCGCCGTAGCACTAGACACAGCTACACCATAGGTTGCCCCGCAATAATCCGCCACAGACTGCTCAAATTTAGCGATCGCTGGTCCCTGAGTCAACCAATCGGATTGCAAAACCTCAACTACAGCATCAATATCCTTTTGACTAATAGTTTGACGACCGTAGGGAATATATTGCTTTTTCATTTGAGATGTAAAAATAGGATTGATGGGAACAGGGAGTAGGGAGTAGGGAGTAGGGAGTAGGGACTTCGGAGCAGGGACTTCGGAGCAGGGAGCAGGGAGTAGGGACTTCGGAGCAGGGAGTAGTAGAAAAACGGGCGTTGCTGAATAATCGAATGATTTTAATACAGTTGTGGTATGGGCATCTTGCGTGGAACTGGCATCTTGCCAGTTTCATGACTTTCTTATTTTCGAGCGGGCAGGATGCCCACTCTACTCTTATTCATTGCTTGATTCAGCAACGCCGAAAAACGAGGTTGATGTTAAGCTGTTCGCGTAGTTTGAGCCTTTGGCTGACGGTTGACGGCTGATAAGCGCGTTTGTATTTGAGATGTAAATCTAGGAGGTCTATTTTTATTGGACAATAAAACTCCAGATCTTTTGCCCCTCTTGCCTTTTGCCTTTTGCCTTTGACAGCAACTCATGTTTTTACAACCCAGATACAAACACTATAGCTGAATGCTTACCTTAAACCCTAAAGCTTGAATCTACATGTTCCACAATCAACTGCCGAATTTCGTCAATACTTAAAAACCGATCATTACTACCAGAGTTGTAGCTAAATCCAGGTTCGACTCGCGTTGCTCCAGTCCTCTCACAATACTCTTCAATACTGTAATTTCCATTATTCGTAGGCAAAATAGCATAGTAAGAACCAAGGTCAACAGTGGTAAACGAATCAGACGTGGTAATCATTTCCTCATGAATTTTCTCCCCTGGTCGAATTCCCACCACAGGATGATCGCACTCAGGACCAATGGCTTTAGCTAAATCTGTAATGTTATAGGAAGGAATACGGGGTACAAAAATTTCTCCTCCCTGACCATGTTCCATTGCCCAAAATACCATTTTTACCCCTTCTGCCAAGGAGATATTGAAGCGAGTCATGCGAGGATCGGTGATGGGCAATACACCTTGATGACGCTTATTCAGAAAAAAGGGAATCACCGATCCCCTAGACCCCATCACATTACCATAGCGCACAACGCTAAACGACAAATTCCTTGTGCCCCTAATATTGTTAGCTGCAATAAATAACTTATCGGAGCAAAGCTTCGTTGCCCCATAAAGATTGATGGGAGCAGCAGCTTTATCCGTTGAGAGGGCAATAACCCGTTTAACTCCAGTATCCAAGGCAGCTTGGATCACATTTTCTGCACCCAACACATTGGTACGAATACATTCCATTGGATTATATTCTGCTGTTGGTACTTGCTTAAGAGCAGCAGCATGAACAACAAGATCTACTCGTTCACAAGCACGAATTAAACGTCGTGCATCTCGCACATCACCAATAAAATACCGCACTCCCGGATATTGATTGGGGGAAAACTTTTGAGCCATTTCAAACTGCTTTAGCTCATCACGGGAGTAAATTATTAAACGCTTGATCTTGGGAAAGCGTTGTAAGATAGTTTCTACAAACTTTTTTCCAAAGGAACCAGTTCCACCTGTAACTAAAATGGAACTATCTTGATTAATTAACATAAAAAAAACGGATCGCAATGCATAGTAATGGTAAGTTTTAATCCAGAATAATCAGTAGTTATGCTCAACGTTAATTGACAGAGAGGTCTACTATCTGACTATAAGTGCGTGGATAGTGATCCATTAATTGTCTTAATCGTGAAACATCGGGAATCTTGTCCATTCTAACCTTCGGATTATTTGCCCCAAACAAACTGTTAGAGTACTCTAACTGAAATATGAGCCTATTTCCACTTACTAATGGTTTACCCTTATGAAATCCTCTGGTATCAGCAATTATAATTGTTCCCTGATGGCCACATAACTCATGGATTTCTGATTCTGGATAATGAAGGCCAATCGCAGTATCTGACTTTCTCCCCACTGGAAGTAATGCCTTTGGTTTTCTGGTGTGGGATCCTTTAACGTAGCAATGGGGGCCATTATCAGAATTCACATCTGTTAGATATATAAAAATTTTTAAGAATTTAAGGTGAGACAGATCATAATGATATTCTTGTGCTGCTTCTGATGTCCCTTTGCCATTAAAGGGTGCACTCCACCAAAGCGCAGCTGAATCCAAAACCGGACTACAGTTCAGATACTCTTGAGCTACTCCTAGGAAAGATTGATCTAAGATTAGATTGAGTAAATCTGTATTTTCAAAAATCTGCTGGATGCTAAAGTTATATCTTGGAGAAATAGGAGCTTTAGGAGTAAAAATTATTTTTTTAGCTAAACGTCTTGAATAGTTATTAGATAATTTGACATAGGATGCTGGAGTAACTTCGGCAAACTTAAAAATTCTGCCTATACTATCTCGATTGAGTCGTTGAGAAGCAATGTAGTAACCATTCTCTCTAATTTCGCGAGCTATCTCTTTCAGGTCCTGTTGAGACAGGTTTCCTAAAATCCCCTGTGGACTAACGTCTGGATATTTGGGATGTCGAATTTGCTGTACCAAGCTCATGAAGTCATTGAATCGCCCATTGGTCAAAACGTAAAGGTTTACCATGGCAAAATGGGAATTTTTTGGAGTTCTACCATCCCTTTGGA includes:
- the pseC gene encoding UDP-4-amino-4,6-dideoxy-N-acetyl-beta-L-altrosamine transaminase, producing the protein MKKQYIPYGRQTISQKDIDAVVEVLQSDWLTQGPAIAKFEQSVADYCGATYGVAVSSATAALHIACLAAGLGKGDTLWTSPNTFVASANCGRYCGAWVDFVDINPRTYNLSVEELERKLIWAEKQGCLPKLVIPVHFAGQSCEMNSIAALAQKYGFRVLEDASHAIGGQYQGQPVGLCQFSDLAVFSFHPVKIITTGEGGMVLTNQADLYEKLIRLRTHGITRKPELMKGESDGPWYYQQLELGFNYRITDIQAALGVSQMQRLEEFVERRRFLAQRYNQLLSDLPLTLPWQHPDTNSSWHLYVIRLKLDQINKTHRQVFEKLRSLGIGVNLHYIPVHTQPYYQELGFGWGDFPEAEKYYREAISIPLHYGLTEQAQDRIFQTIQEVLM
- the pseB gene encoding UDP-N-acetylglucosamine 4,6-dehydratase (inverting) codes for the protein MLINQDSSILVTGGTGSFGKKFVETILQRFPKIKRLIIYSRDELKQFEMAQKFSPNQYPGVRYFIGDVRDARRLIRACERVDLVVHAAALKQVPTAEYNPMECIRTNVLGAENVIQAALDTGVKRVIALSTDKAAAPINLYGATKLCSDKLFIAANNIRGTRNLSFSVVRYGNVMGSRGSVIPFFLNKRHQGVLPITDPRMTRFNISLAEGVKMVFWAMEHGQGGEIFVPRIPSYNITDLAKAIGPECDHPVVGIRPGEKIHEEMITTSDSFTTVDLGSYYAILPTNNGNYSIEEYCERTGATRVEPGFSYNSGSNDRFLSIDEIRQLIVEHVDSSFRV
- a CDS encoding phytanoyl-CoA dioxygenase family protein produces the protein MNPINDTKLLDNLLFKLNYLVICLELFLKGIKAFQRDGRTPKNSHFAMVNLYVLTNGRFNDFMSLVQQIRHPKYPDVSPQGILGNLSQQDLKEIAREIRENGYYIASQRLNRDSIGRIFKFAEVTPASYVKLSNNYSRRLAKKIIFTPKAPISPRYNFSIQQIFENTDLLNLILDQSFLGVAQEYLNCSPVLDSAALWWSAPFNGKGTSEAAQEYHYDLSHLKFLKIFIYLTDVNSDNGPHCYVKGSHTRKPKALLPVGRKSDTAIGLHYPESEIHELCGHQGTIIIADTRGFHKGKPLVSGNRLIFQLEYSNSLFGANNPKVRMDKIPDVSRLRQLMDHYPRTYSQIVDLSVN
- a CDS encoding GNAT family N-acetyltransferase, with product MNELKSDRLIYRKLNLDHVTETYVSWLNDPDINRYLEIRYYSHNIESCREFVRQMNADKSQYMLGMFMAESNRHIGNIKLGFIHNYHLRGQLSLLIGDKTLWGKGLATEAIRTVTKWGFETLGLARIEAGCYQENLASLKAFLKAGYQVEGFFRKHSLVDGRRLGSFWLGILPYEVT